Genomic segment of Eleutherodactylus coqui strain aEleCoq1 chromosome 1, aEleCoq1.hap1, whole genome shotgun sequence:
cgccccattggtggattgtgatgtcacgttacacatccgccccccattggtggattgtgatgtcacgttacacatccgcgccccattggtggattgtgatgtcacacatccgcgccccatggTGCAGCATTCCAGGCGCTCGCTGGGTTCCTGGGGAGATTTGGGGCAGTTTGTGATTATTGCAGCCGAATATTTACCCCCCAGAAGTGGTTTGTATGTAATTGTAAATAATAATTATTCAGAATGGGGTCCGGAagcccctggaagctgccggcCGTCGCACACGGGGGATGGTTACTGCGCACACTGCCATAAGCTCATTAGTATGGGGCCGCTCACGGCTGAGGTTTGTGtctcgcagcatgttgtatcttggcgtgtattacatGTACATACAACCAGGATAGCGCtggggattggcggcacgcagcGGGTACACGGCATTACATACCAGCTGCCTGCCCACACGTCAGAGACCCGCAGACGGCTGTGTGACAGATTCTGATGCCGACCTGAAAGTGgctgaaaacctgcctgcaatccgcATCAAAACCCTTCAGACCGGGAGATTTGGAGTGGAATTGCGCAGCCGGGGATTTGGCGgcgtcctgcggtgtaattccgtcccgtgtgaaaggtcactAATATGTATTTATGGCAGAGAATGACATGTTGGAGCGACAGACGGCTGTGtgagccggtaagtcttactgctATTGTGGGTAACATGAAGGGTTAAtaagagacgccatcctggaggacctcaaggaaaatagccggataactccgtatcagccggTTTATGGGAGATCGCTgctgtcacaccaacctgatcagcttctaccaggAGGGAAGTTCTAGATTGGACCAGGGGGTGACTGGGCCttgtggggtatcacagggggcagtataggaaaggtcaccattactacaggggtcagtataggagtcaccattactagtggggtacccacaggaggcagtataggagggtcaccattattagtggggtaccacaggagacagtataggggggggggtcaccgttactagtggggcaccacagggagcAGTGTAGGAAGGTCAGTGTTACTAGTAGGGCCATATTCCCTTTAAAatacttattaaccctttccaatccactgtctgacatgtaaacacattaggatttaaggctgtacagctccaatgttggaagacgtccgccgaggttctcttactgtatattgtcagcctctctgctgtcggagcctatccaacgtgtctcctcatgcagtactggctttagccagcagatagcgccgttgtataacagcagaaagagagtaagccccctaggaaaaccagaatacaaatcggggtggaaagggttaatgacctggtagacgcattgtgcagtaaaatatccatatttgcagatgacacaaaactatgtaaagtaattaccaCCAGAGAGGGTGCAAGGATTGAAAGTTGTTTTGTTTTGcagaaagtggcaaatgaggtgtaacactgataaatgtgcggttctgcacatgagcagaagaaatacatgtcaccattatacactaagGGTGACTACCAACTACagtctttttcactgcgaaattcgcagcatttttttttcctgcaggggtctatgggacttgcaatgCTAAAAtggcaatcgcgcaaaatcacaatttaccgcgaaatcgcgattttaacatcacaactcccatagacccctgcagaaaaaaaacgctgcgaatgtcacagtaaaaaaaaactgtagtgggtagtcaccctaaaggggaaaccactggggaacactgacatggaaatggGCTTGCGGGTTTTAACTAActctaagcttaactggagcaaccaatgtcaggcagctgctgccaaggcaaaccgGTTCATAAGGTGTGTTAGAGCACAGAAGACGCGTGCTGAAGTATATCTCACAGCTTGCAGGAAGGAAACACATTACAGTCAGTGGTCATGGGAAGGTTCCCCTTTTTATTACATGCACCCTGGTTTTCTAGACATTTGGAACCAGAATACATGATGCTCCCAACATGGCATCAATCATCTCCAGCTTGTAGAAAACGGTTTGGACATCGCTTGCTCTATCAGGGTGCATCAGAAGACGTCTAGGGGCGCAGGACGAGAACATtggtcttcctctttacaagtcactggacaGACCACAGATGGaacattgtggacagttttgggcaccggtactcaagaaggacatatcagaacttgagcgggtacaaagggggcaactaaaataataagcagaatgggcggactacaatacccagagaggttactgACATTAGGGTTATTTACATTAGAAAAAAAGACATCCGagaggtgacctaataactatgtataatgatATATTATAGTCATCTGgtcatatccaggactgtaacaagggggcgccctctacgtctaaaggaaagaagatttctacaccatagaagggggttctttactgtaagagcagtggaactatggaactctctgcctgaggatgtggtgatagggGAACTCGCTatactcgataaaagagtacaagaggtgtgtggacgcctttcttgagtgatacaatattacatatgcaaataaggaagataaaacaatacctattggatggcagcattccttcagacagccaataggtggcgcagcagaggtattgttccatctttcatacttgcatatattacccagaggagcatgcatggccttataggtctcctcactcacctcctaggggtCTCCACaccccttttaggtgctctccttaaggagagacaataccccttctgactagagatgagcgagtatactcgctaaggcacattactcgagcgagtagtgccttggccgagtatctccccgctcgtctctaaagattcggggaccggcgcgggtgacagatgagttgtgggggggagagagggagagagagatctcccctccgttccaccccgtcGCTCCcccccagcccccgaatctttagagacgagtggggagatactcggctaaggcactactcgctcgagtaatgtgccttagcgagtatactcgctcatctctactcctgacccacaacattatatgttatatcactgattactgcagaatggtcggtgatctggggattattcctcTGGGTCAACACTGGGGGGTAATCGGATGTACTGGATGGACAGAGTTTTTGGATGGATTaggttttttcagcctaacatactatggcaCCAGCACTTAATTCGCTTTCAATGTGGAGATACCCGAATAGTTTTCTGTTAGGGATTTCCATCACCCCACTGGAATGAATGGAGGACTGACGGtacatgctcggccagcgctccctttatgctgacatcactgcggagggagaagcgacccccacagtgacaggcagaacagACATGAGAGTTCCATTCTGGAGATCAGCGGGTGTCTCAGCGATGAGATCCCTACCGATCAGCAGGTTATCAGCCATcctatggataagggataacttgcaatcttggtacaatccaTTACGGAATCAAATCTGACAATCTTAGGGGCGGTAGAGAGGCTTGTTATGGGAATGGATGAGGAGAAAAAACACAGAGCGCCCCTTAGGGGCATGAGTGATATGATGGGAGATGCACTCAGAGATGCATGCTGGTCTGAGCTTCTCTCCCACATATAGGCCAGTGAATGGGATCGGTGCGCCGGCCTCGCTGCGCTGAATAACCAATGGCTGTTATAATTAGGAGGATGTAGTGGAGAAAACAAACAGCCCCCAGCGGGACCTTATTGGTTAGAAATAGCGCCTTACAGTCAGGGGTGATAATAAGACTTTCTTTATTGATACCAGCAAGGTAATGTATTCTGATACAACATGTCTCTGCAGATAATAGTACATCTACTGCTGACATCACAATATAGAAGGCTACAAAAAGAAGAGGCATGATGGGAAAAGAAAAAACATACAAAGAATATTTATAGCAAACCTTTCGTCCCGGAAACACAAGGGTCTTAAATCCCTGCTGCTCTTCTCTGTCGATGTCCCTACTACCCGCTGGTTCGGGGTCCTGTTTTCAGTCATCAAAGATGGCTGCTTCAATTTTCTAGCCCCCTACTGCACACTATGCATTGTTCCATGATTGgctagcactgatcacatgagcattgctggccagtcagagagcaggtatagtgcaaagGTAGTCTGACTCTACAACTACCCTGTGGCATATTAGGTAGGGTGAAGATTGGGGGCATTTATTAGGGTTTTACCCCAGTTTTATGGAGTAGAAAAGTCGCAAAAGCATGTGCAAGGGGCGCTTGCAGATAAATGTACAAACTGTTCAGCCCTCTCTGTCAGCCccgccactttttaaaaaatggggtagggcttgttgggaggggcTCAAAACTAACAAATTTGTGAAATTTATGCCAAAAATGGCCTAAATTTTGCTGTGAATAATCACAGAGCTGCACTAAATACATTAAGAGGGATGCCCTCCTTCATGTATTAAATACACCGTCCACTGGGGGGAAAATTATACTAAGCTTGGTGTCACTGCCCCCCATGCAGGTGTGGTCAGGGAGGCCATCACATACAATAGTCGGtcaccctagtagtggtacgagggacaatgacagctcagcgatatgttcaggacatcctgcagacacgtgtgttcctctcatggcggctcccAAGAGGTATTTTCTATCAGAATGATCcttggccacacacacaaggggtcacagCAATGTCTgcccaacattgtcacacttccatgtcaATGACAAACCAGAATCGTTAATTTCTCATTTAGTTTCAGCCGGCAAAAAACTCATCGCCGACTCATTAACTcttcgtgcagtttaaacacggATCACTCAGTGTGTCACATAGGAATTACGTGTCACATAGGAAGGTGAAACACTGAACTATAAGAGCACAAGAACTGAGAATGAGAATcctgcagtctaaacaggctgcatgagagagaACAATcgggtgatgacatcaccagctcatttgGGGGAAACGAGAAGCATACATTTTTCATTTGGTCTAAAAAGGCGCTTTATACCCACAATACTTCATGGATGAAGATTACAGTTAACATCAGGGTAACTATAATTTAGAAAAATCCAGGCTAATTCTATACAAAAACCCCTCTTACTGGCTGTTGGATGTCTGTGAATGACCTGatgcattcaattttttttctttttaaactttaaGACCTTCTTTTATGAAATCTCGCATATGAGTTTTCAAAATTTAATTCCTTTAAAACAAATTTCACATAAAATGTAAAACATCATGCTTTGAGCATTAAAATGACTTTTGTCttatgtgagttctctgatgtgaagcaagatttgatttttgtgtaaaacatttcccacattctgaacatgaaaatggcttctcccctgtgtgaattctctgatgtctaacaagatcttttttatatgcaaaacatttcccacatgctgaacatgaatatggcatctctcctgtgtgaagtctCTGATGGGCAAGAAGATGTGCTTtaagtgtaaaacatttcccacattctgaacatgaaaatggcttctcccctgtgtgagttctctgatgtacaacaagacctgatttcttcacaaaacatttcccacacactgaacaagaatatggcttctctcctgtgtgacgtcTCTCATGTACAAGAAGATCTCCTCTATCCATAAAACATTTTCCGCAtattgaacatgaatatggcttctctcctgtgtgaattctctgatgtctaacaagatctgatttatgggTAAAACATTTTACACATTCAGAACACGAaaagggcttctctcctgtgtgaatgctCTCATGTCTAATAAGAGAGGTTTTcagcttaaaacatttcccacattctgaacatgaaaagggcttctctcctgtgtgaattctctcatgtccaacaagatttattttatttgtaaaacctttcccacattctgaacatgaatatggcttcactcctgtgtgaattctttcatgTCTAACAAGTTTAGATTTTTTGGAAAAACATTTccaacattctgaacaggaatatggcatctctcctgtgtgagttctctgatgtctaactagATCTGATTTATGGAtataacattttccacattcagaacatgcaaatgactgccctgtgtgaattctctgatgtctaataaAAGCTGTTTTCAGcttgaaacatttcccacattctgaacatgaaaaggacttctctcttgtgtgaattATTTGATGTCTAACaagtttagatttttttggaaaacatttcccacattcggaACAGGAATAAGGCTTCTCATCTGTGCAAGTTCTTTTGTATGTAAAAAGACCTGAGCTTTTTGTAAACAGTTTACCATATTGGAGACCATTACCCCCGGTCGGACCAGTACTTGTAGTACAATTCTGAGATCGATCAGGAGAAGGTTCCTCATGATTAGGGAGATTATATGATCGATCTGTACTGTTACATACTGGCTGAACATTAACggtaatgaggttttctcctggAGAGTGCTGCACAATATCTTCATCTTCTGCTTTATAATTTAGCGATGACATGAAGTTTCCATCAAAGTCCTCAATGGGATTTTCTGTTAGGATTAAATTTTGATTTAGTGATTTTTTTAAGCTGCAAAAAGTAGCCAAATATATAAAATTCTCACTAGGCTGGAAAAACACCTGCAGTTTTTGATACAGTATTTCAAGTTAAAGCCCAAATTAGACCCAGGAAGAAGAAGATCTAGAAGGACTATTAATATATTTTCCATTtcctttgaatccacttctggctcttTTATTTAGTTAAAAATTGCCCCCAAACAGCATGTGTGTTTATAGCCTTAGGggtcggtcagacgagcgtgttttaggACCGTTGAAAATGAACGTTTCTGGGGTGTGGCTTCGGCATTACCGAGTGAGGAAGCAAGGAAAGAAAGCTCTGGGCCCATATGATATTAAAACAGGCTGGACACCCAGATTATCAGCAAAATCTCAACTCGGAGAGGTATGGCAAGAGGGGGCAGAAAGAAAAGGGAGCACTCCGTCAGGCACCGGCACCCCGTTGAGCCGTTATTTATGCAGCACAGCGGCTCCCTCTCCCCACCGCACCTCAAACATGGCGCCAGAGAACTATGCGGCAACAACTGCAGAGAGGGCTCTGCAACCTCCCCTTCAGCGCTCTCAGCAGGGAGAAGCAGATACCACTCACCACCAAAAGGAGAGATCGGGACTTACAGCGGGTGCGGGGAATCGCCTCCTGGAACCAGCACACGAGCAGCTGCAGAGCACGGCGCTCTTCCCTGCTCAGGACCTGAGTAAAACTCCTGCACAGACAGGACAAGGCAGTCCCGCTGGGTCCTTGCAAATCACAGTGAAAAGCACACTGGAGGTGCTCaggcagagagacacacacacagagcaggACTACAGTCTCCAGATAAGCCCGCTAATGGGGAAACCCCCATACACGGCAGCCTCCTCAAAATGGCGCCTGGTGACTACATGCTCACTCTCACAGGGGGAACACCGCAAGCTACATCACCACCTCCGCAGAATAGGAGCAAACCACCTCCACTGCATAACATGGAACAGTGTGCTAAAGAGACTGATGCACAACAGGTCCCAGCAACCTCACCCTCCAATCGTGGGAGTCCCCCCAACAGGCAGGACAGATGTCCCCATGAACAACCCAAGCAGTCCCCTGCCTCACCACCTTCCCTGCTAGAGGACCGGGAAAACCCCACACCACGTCCATCGCCTATTGCGAAGGAAGGGGACCACGTTCCTTGTTAGTCATGGGGCTCCTGCCAAGAGGCGCTCCCGcccgcacagcagagctccaCCAACACCACACCACCACACAAGGGGACCTCCAGGGCATCAGACGTAGTGGCTCTACCACAAAAGATAAAAAAAGAGCTGGCAGCATAAGCGGATGTAGAAAAGTACAAAACTTGTATTTATTACCCCGTTACATGTAGATGCGACGTTTCGGCCTGACTGGCCTTCTGGTAGTGGCTCTACCAGTCCCAGCAACAGCTCTCCTGGCACAAAGGAGCCCACCCTCCAGACAGGAGATAACAGGTGGGAGCGGACATCCAGTCTCCTCAGTACCCCCACCGCCCAATGCATTCTGGAGAGACAGGGTCGCTTATGACTCAcccaggcatctcccagtctgcAGAGAGCACTCCGGTCCTATTCGGCAGAACCTCCTCCTCCCAGCCGGTAAACCAGAATCTGGACAGCCAGCCCGCCACCACTCCTACAGGTTTAACCCATACTTTTCAAGAGTTGTGGAGGATGGTCAGTACTTTACCAACTAAGACAGATCTGGAACTCCAGATACGGCGTATTGAAGAAAAACATGCTACAGCTATTCAAGCCGTGAATAATTCGGTTCAAGCTTTAACAGCACGGGTCCTGACTTTGGAGCAAGCATCTACTGACACTTCAATGGACTTACAGCATTTAGCACAGTCCCTGGACAATCATAGGTCTCAGATGAAAGATTTCGCACTACACCTGGATGATGTTGAAAATAGGGGGCACCGTAACAACCTAAAACTCAGAGGTTTGCCGGAGGAAATCCCGCCAGATGCTCTCCATTATTATGTGACCTCCGTCTTCACTAAGCTCCTGAACAGACCAGAAGACAGAATGATAGAATTAGACAGAGTACATCGTCTGGCAGGACCTAGGAGGCGCAACGCTAACTACCCAAGGGACGTTATCTGCTGGGTCcacttttacagacaaaaggaAGACATCATACTCTGCGCTTCGGAGCAAGGCCCACTCTTATTTAAAGGGTCAGAGATCACCATCCTCCCAGACGCTTCCAGATTGACCCTATATGTGCGGAGAGTCATTAAACCCCTGTTGGAGGCCATCCGTGGTACAGACGCCTCATATAGATAGGGGCATCCCTTTCACATTATCATACGGAGACGCGGCCGCATGTATACAGTGAAGTCGCCTGCTGATTTGGAAGGTGCGTTCCACTTTTTAGAGATTCCAGCCATCTCGGTCCCAAATTGGACTTTACCCCCTGACTTCAGCCAGCCGACAGGAGGAATCGGCCACCAGAGTCAGGACCCCGAGAAGCAGTGCCGAAAACCCCACCCAAGTTCAGATCTAATATGGAACATTGGGACATTTCATCGTCCTTCGTTGAGTGGCTTGCCCACATTGCTGCaaaagagagggaggggggttgtcttAAAGGATAAATGGCGTCACTCTCCTTTTGGCCTATATACCTTCGGTTCCCTTCAAATCTAAGTCGCGTTCCAACTTCACTCATGCTTCGTTGGGTTCCAGGGCTTCTCACTAGGCCTTCTTTTTGTTTCTGGTTCTACCCATACGGGCAGCGTTTTGCTGTTCCACATTACCCACCTAGGGTTCCTGTTTGGGGCCGACACCCTGCTTTAAGCCGGGATAGGCTTCATAATTTAGGATTTAAAAGTTTAGAGATTTCAGTCCGCCTTGTTGGCCTGAATGGCTCACCTAAGTGGGCGCGCGGTTCTTCAAGGCGGTCAGTAATCCACGGCTCACCCGTTGCTCTCTCCTAC
This window contains:
- the LOC136608059 gene encoding oocyte zinc finger protein XlCOF22-like, with the protein product MNEPPRMSKDGNDVAIRILNISLEIIYLLTGEDYMMVKKTSGHGTTPNRHLRESGGWSRSQTPITEAPPHLPIHEQKILELANKITELLTGEVPIRCHDVAVYFSMEEWEYLEECKDLYKDVKIEDHQPPISQENPIEDFDGNFMSSLNYKAEDEDIVQHSPGENLITVNVQPVCNSTDRSYNLPNHEEPSPDRSQNCTTSTGPTGGNGLQYGKLFTKSSGLFTYKRTCTDEKPYSCSECGKCFPKKSKLVRHQIIHTREKSFSCSECGKCFKLKTAFIRHQRIHTGQSFACSECGKCYIHKSDLVRHQRTHTGEMPYSCSECWKCFSKKSKLVRHERIHTGVKPYSCSECGKGFTNKINLVGHERIHTGEKPFSCSECGKCFKLKTSLIRHESIHTGEKPFSCSECVKCFTHKSDLVRHQRIHTGEKPYSCSICGKCFMDRGDLLVHERRHTGEKPYSCSVCGKCFVKKSGLVVHQRTHTGEKPFSCSECGKCFTLKAHLLAHQRLHTGEMPYSCSACGKCFAYKKDLVRHQRIHTGEKPFSCSECGKCFTQKSNLASHQRTHIRQKSF